A stretch of DNA from Macrotis lagotis isolate mMagLag1 chromosome X, bilby.v1.9.chrom.fasta, whole genome shotgun sequence:
TGATCATtgcattaatcagagttcttaagtctttcaaagttgtaaTAGCCTTTTCTCAATTCACCTCATTTTTGACTTCTCTGTAACTTTTGATGCTGCCTATTATCctctcctctctaggttttcatgatactgctctctcctggttctactccctttctGACCACTCTTTCTCAATCTCTGTGGCTAGATATTCATCTGGATCATTCCCACTAACTATGGATGTTCCGCATAactctgtcctgggccctcttctatTCTCCCATTGTACTATATTTCTTGGAGATATTACCTGCTCCCATGGGTTCACTTATCTTTATCATCTTCTGATAGTtctcagatctatatatccagtccTAGACTCTCCTGGATTCCACTCTCACATAATGAGCTGCCGTTTGGAAATACTGGATTGGATATGTCATGGGCATCTCAGactcaacatttccaaaagaATAGTCAATAGCTTTTTCCTTAAACCCTCTCCTATTCCTATCTTTTCTATTACTTGTCAAGGGCGCCACCATCCTACTCAATACCTAGTCTCCCTGTTATAGTATCATCCTCAATTCCTCCCTTGCACTTAACCCACATATCCAAATTGTTGtcaagtcttgtcatttctaccatCACAATGTTTTTCATATGCATCCCCTAATCTCTACTCAGATAGACAACTCTCTGGTACAGGTCCTCATTACCTCACACTTGGTATGTTGTAGTTGTCTCTTAATTGATCTCTCTGCCCCAAAACCATTTCTAACTCTAATCTTCTCTACTTAAATCCATTCTCAAATCAGATGATAAAAGATATagctttaaaatatcaaatatggGTATACCTATACAAACACATATTATATACTATACATACAGATAGTTCTCCAAAGAAGAATGGCAAACTATTAGCCATATGAAAGAATGTTCTAAatcaataagagaaatgcaaatcaaaaccaCCCTGAGGTTTCACATCACATTTGCAAATTGGCACAGATGACAAAAGATAGGAAGAGTCAGTATTAGAAAAGTTGGGGGAAGACAGGGAAATGTGTATTTTTGATGAAGCTGTAAATTAGTGCACATATATTGGAAAGCTTTGAAGTTATGCAAGTAAGGTGACTAAAATATCTGCACCTTTCATAAAAAGATTCCTTTACTATGCTTATAGACCAAAGAGGCCATTGATAGAAGAAAATTCCATATACAGCAAAATATCAATAGTAGCACTTTTTATGGCAGCAAAGACGTCTTCATCAAATGGGGATGGccaaacaaattgtagtatatggaTACATTGGAAAtaatactataagaaattatgaattttgTGACTAGAAATAAGCACAGGAAAAGCTTTATtaactgatactaagtgaagtagattgagccaagaaaacaatttacataatAGTTACAATAAtgtaaaccatttaaaaaaatcaaaagtgaatgttacAAAATTACAAATAGCAAACACGtcttaaaagaaaagatacaaaaaagacaTTCCTACTTCACCCATTTTCTAAAGTGAAAGACCAAAAAATGTTATACTTACTGTACATATTTGGagactttttcaatatattgatcagttatgagaattttttgcttttttcttttttaaaaagcatcatttTATGGTATGACtctttaaaagaaggaaagggaaggggagagatgcCAGGCAAATtaaggtgatttttaaaaaccaataaaagtttaaaattttaaaaaagaatataagatgAAATGGGTAAGAGGTCAGTCTGGTTACAGTGGTAGTGAGTAATGGATAACAAATCTAAACATCTAAGAGAAAAGTTCAGTGTTGCTGAAAGTCATACTGAAAACTTATAGGCACTGGGGAGTCAATGAAGACACCTGAAGATGTGTGACACAGCACTTCACCAGTGACTCTCTTGactaaagacaaaaatatcaattCCTTAGTCTATTCAATGTTCATCCAATCTGGTTCCAATCTTCCATTCTAGCCTTATGAAACGAAAGCCCTTTAATTCTGATATTTTCTGGTTCCTAAAAATAGGAAATTTCAgagtaaataaaaggaaaagaaaaaagactttcaTGCAGCTCTTCCTCAGGCACTATATGTTCATTATGGTTTTCCAGTTCTTCTCTAAATCATTTAGGATAGGTCCCATGCCTGGAGCCCACTCTGGCCCACTTCCATCcatcaaaatgttatttttttttcctttaaggttcAGCTCATTTGTCACTTCCTCCATGAAGACTTCTTTAATCCTCTTGgttgaaaatattttctccctcttaaaTTTTCCTAGAGCATTTTGCGTAGAAGTTTCCTATGCTCCACCATCATGATCCATGTTGTCTCCTAATATCAACACACAAGTTATATCCTCCCCCTCCCAAGACTACTTCTTATTCCCAGAATTCTTAGACAAAATAGGTGGTTATCACGTTTATTGCATTGAATTGCAACAAGAAGAAGACATGCCATGCCTTGAGGACTTTTCTCAGAGTGAattatgaaagaataaaagagataCTGTGGGAGGCTCACTAGAGCAACATGATGACAGTTGCTAGGTTGGGCAAGGAAACTCCCTTTACTCCACCTTCCAGTACTCCACTGAATACCATCTCAAATGCTCAACTTTTTCAGATTAAATGTTTCCAGAATTCCTGtcagaaagtttctttttttcccctctttctagctttctctttctttctctttttccttttatctctttctttctttctttctttctttctttctttctttctttctttctaaagaaAGACTGGACAATAGTAGTGAAATTGGAATACACTGTTTCTTACCACAGACTTGGGATGAGAGAATACCATGAGCACCGTCTTGGCTAATGTAGTAGGAATTCTTGTTCTTCCTGGTCTCAAAGAATAGAGCCAGCTATcagatttttgaatcaatataaggaaaagcttcctttgagataatgtatgtaagacattttataaatctttaagatattaaaatatcaatgcatgttattaattattattattattgttattaaggGAGAGCTaggagacacagtggatagaatgtgggGTCTGGAGTCAAAAAAATGATGAGTCTGAGTActcatctgacctcagatacttcttagctatgCGATCccgggtaagtcacttaactgtatttGCCTTAgcctcttcatctctaaaataaactagagaaggaaatggcaaaccactacagcatctttgccaagaaaatcctaagtgGGGACACAAAGacttagacacaactgaaaaacaactgaataacaacaattatCATTAGTATTTGGAGCTGTTAATGGAATGGGTTGACCagaaggatgataataataataataataataataataataataataataacatttaggTAGCACTTACCAAATGCTAGGCACTCTatgatttgattctcacaacaaccctaaaaggtggatactattattatcttcatttacagatgaggaagctaaatcagaggttaaatgacttgtccaggatcacacagttggtaagtattTGAAACTGGATATGAACTTAGGTCTTGCTAACTTTCAGTACATCCAAGACCAACTAGAGATGCCTCTGAGTAGTTCATTTctcatcactgaaaaaaaaaagggaatgacTAGATATCCTCAAAAAGTCCCTTCCATATCAAAGGTTCTGTGATTTTTTAACTCAggtttaaaatttataaaaatctatcCTAGAGGTAGAACTTTAGAGTTTTAAGTAACTTTTTAAATCAGTCATTTTAGTcacgtccaactctttgtgaccctatttgtgaccctagagtggtttgtcatttcctcctccagctcactttacatatgagaaaacttaAGCAAacaagttaattgacttgcccaggatcacacaactagtaaacgtgtgaaatcaaatttgaactcagatcttcccaactccaggcccagcactatcTACTGCactgtaaggggataatagatagagtatgtggccatgaggagttcatcctgagagtcattgagacctgggacaacaggaaggtccataccagagtgctctgaactcaggaaggagctctggcccttctctctctttgttctcctgcctttcatccttatcttgttgaatattctcaggaaggaccttttgtccttatccctctgcctttcatcctcatattgttcaactgtcccaggaaggagttctggtacttatctctctacctttcatctttatcttgttaaagattccacatttttccaggatacagaccttttgtggcaagCCCATTACACatccacaggcctggagatgagggatgctgatacaaggggactaggcttatatatacccttatttcaactatgtgagtcagagatgaagcatatacctgcaataaactccttgcttatctctcactggctgactttcattattgaacatgcgggacatgtccagcggagctccccgaagagttgtgtgaaataaactgagacccggctgcccagagtggaccgcaacacTGCACCAAATAGTTGACCCCtgtgaccttagagatcatccaaccaaattgtctcattttataaCAGAAGAAATTACATGAAGGAAGGGGAAAACTTGCCTATGTCAAGTTCACATAATaaaaatccaaatttttttttaaattttcatttatatcctAAGCTATGGCTAGTAAGCACATAGTAAACTATGGCTTACTATGACtaataaatgcataataaatCCTCATCAATTAATTGACTGATTATAGAAATATCAAGAGGACTAGTGTTTTGAAGGCAATGTGGTAAGATTAAATGAAGCTGTCTGCTTAGAGTAAAGAGAGCTGTATGTTAATTTAATGAAGCAAACCTTtggcaaattatttttatgaaccTTGGCTTTCTCATCAGATTTTCATGAGGATCTCATGGGAAAATAGATGGGAAGGCATCATAAGCTCTAAAGTGCCAATACTTTTTAAACAGTTGAGCACCTTCTGAGGAGACCTACAAAGTTATACCAAGTTTTCATTTTCAGGGGCACCTTGATCAGCAAAATGTAGGGAGATATATAGGTGTTCAACTCACCCACACAAGATGTCAATCATACTTGGCCCCATGTTCCCACATTaagtaattatttcatcttagaatATCCAAGACTATGCTTTCtatctttttaaagataaatcCCAGTGAGTCATCACACTTTGACTCTGTTCAAGGAAAAATTTAGCTAAAGTCTAAAATATCATGGTAAGGGGTCACCCAGACTGATTCTGTACCAGAGGCTGACTTTGCACAGATGAACTtactaatgggaaaaaaacaactgaagcaTGATGGTCAGGTCTGGAAAGTGGAGCATAACTTCAATCCTACTCTtaaagagcttgcattctaaatAACTTTCTTACAAAAAGGatttatcaaaagaaatgaagtcaaagaatcacagaatctcagcaCTGGAAAAGTTCTCTGTCCTATCTATAGGCTTCTGCCTGTGTCTCAAATTGACCCAAAGTTGGAATTGGCTACTGCTGTAATAGGAACCATTTTGAAGGCCTCCAGTGGAAACAAAGGGTTACTTTTATTTGTATGTTTCTCCACCTGTATATTTATCATACATTGCCTGTAGAAATCGGTGTTCTCAACTAGTTGCCTGGACTTCTGAATGCTCATCTTGTTCTGTCACTACACATACTGTTAACTAAATCTTTATACATTAActcatgttttaatttttatttgacctGTCTATTATTTTAGtgacaagctttttttttaaatgtaccacagtaggggtggctaggtggcacagtaaacagagcactggccctggagtcaggaggacctcagttcaaatctagcctcagacccttaacaattacctagctgtgtgactttgggcaagtcacttaacccatctgccttgcaaaaaaaaggaaaggaaaaaaaatgtaccacAGCATAAGCTACATGTATACCCCCATGTGCCATTTGGGTATTCTGTTGACATATGCAGCTCACATCAGCTTGTTTGCTAACTTACTTAAGCCTACAAGAAGACAGGGAGTCATTTTATGAATTATACAAAGAGGGAATGCAGTATTTGAATTTCCCATCAGGTGCTACTGTACTTCAGCCACGAGTCAAGTGATCAGGATCTGCTGCTGAAGTAGCCTTCCTAAGAAAGCTGTATTTTCCCCACAGGTAAACAGCAAGGGTGCAAACTATCAGTCTATTCTTCTTCCTTCAGGGGTTGTACCAAGTGTCTTCAAGCAAGTaggcaagtaaaaaaaaaccactttggGTGTGTTCTGAATTTAAACTAGGAATTGTTTAAAATATGGTCCCAAAACATCAAAGAAATTGTTTAAATATACCCCCATTCTACATCTAGTTTTCCCCCCCCTTAGTCAGTACTACCAGCTTCTGATAGTCCTTGATAATTCTCATTCTCTAGtctattaattcattaaaaacaaccaagattttttaaaaagttagttaAATGTTCCCCTACTAAGTGCTCTGCTCAACTATCTCCTCAAACTGTTCTTGTCTTCCCTCCTGAAGTATCTGAAACCATTGTTTGTGATATAGGAACAAGGGATGACACATGGAGGATAGATTTCAGTTTAGGATTCTAGAGTTTATTTGGGTAGGGGATTACCCAGAGTTTAAAAAGGAAGGCAGAGGCAGCATGGGAAAAGAAATCATTCTCCTTGCCCTAGCTCATGCTTCCTACAAGCTTCCCAACAGATGATTGGTTCTGACACTTTAGATGCCCTCTACTCAAAGtcctctgcttctgtttccactTTGATTTAGTTACTTCTTCCACTGTCCCAATTATAACAGGTAGGGGCTTAAGGTACCACTCACAATCTGACCTCAGCAATCCCATCACTAGTTCTAGTGACAGCATAGAGATATAGATAGTAGATACTGACAGAACATGGACTCAAACCCCCAGATTCGACACTATCCACTCATATAGTAGAAACGGAGCAAAGTCCAACTGTAGCAATTGTTCCTAACATCTTTAGCAAACTACTAACAGAAAAATCTCTTTAACATAGAAACCTATGACCTTGATTTCCAGAACCAATGGTCCTTTGgttgcaaagaagaaagaaaaatctagtCTACCCATAGCCACTCTCTGTTCCCTTCTtgtatgaccaaaaaaaagtcaCTCTCAAtggcaaaggaagagaaaagaagggaattcTGGGAACATGTCATTATATCCCAATgtctcaaaaatctattttctccccaattttctttcattttcaactaaaatcccatcttcttgggacattaatgtactgttggtggatttgtgaactgatccagtcattctggagaaaaTCTGGAATTGTGCCCCAAAAGCAATGAAACTGTTCAGACCCTTAGACcaaacaataccaatactaggtctatatcccaaagaaaccTTTAAAAAACTGGGAAAGTCTCATGtgttcaaaagtatttatagcagatcctttttgtagtggcaaagaattggaatttgaggggatattcatcacttggggaatagttgaacaagctatggtataggaatgttatggagtactattgttccataaaaaatcatgagtggtagaactttagaaaaacatggaaagaattacataaactgatgctgagcaacatacacagaaccaagaaaacataatacacattaacagtaacattgtgagatgatcatccaCTAtagatacagctcctctcagcagctcagcgatcaaggacaaccctgagagaccagatgtggataatgctatccacatccagagggggaaaaattacagagtctgaatgcagagcaaagcacaccatattcacttttttaaaaaattcttttatggctttcttttctttctcattttttctttccctttagttctaattcctctttcacaatatgattaataagTGAATATGAGAAACATTAATggatatgtacaacttttacagACTTTTCACCACCATGtagtgaggggagggagggggaagggaagggaagataatagaaaactgtgaaactcataaatttgcaaatggatgactgctgaaaaactaccattgcatgtaattgaaaaaataaaataaaatttcaattaaaaaataaaataaaataatcacatcttctataagaagccttcCCTAACcactcttaattttagtgcctttcctctgttcattatttcctattgtatatagctttctttgtatatatttgtttgcatattgctTCCCCCATTACATTATAAGCTCAAGGTCAGGACCCATCTTATACTTCTTTTTGCATACCCAGCACCTAGGTTCCTGGCATATTGTAGGAACTTtgtaaatttaaattcttttattgaTTACAAATATCTAAAATTACAGAAGAACCCCCACCAGTGTTTTTACCTTTATAAATTACACAAAGGAAATGGTTAATTCAAATCaaaggtgtttaataaaataacataattagataagaaagaataaaatatttccccTTTCAACCTGGGGTATATTCTTATAAATACATAGTTcaattcaattttctattttgctccaCTCAGTAAGCATTAACTGAGCACATACTACAtgctggagaaataaaaatatcatgatAAATACAAGGCAGCCCATACCCTCAAGGCATTTCCATTCTATGGAATGCATACAACCATAGGAAAAGTTGAGAAACATGAAGTGAACACACATGACCATGATATGAGCATAGAAAACACCTGTAATGAAGGCACGCGTCTTGAGGAGCAACTCACACCTCCAAGTCATTGATGGTTTTTTGAGGATGTCAACATACCACATATGCTGGTCCTGCACGCGACTGGTGCAGTGTGGCATAATACATAATCTCTGCTAGTCTTGAACTCTGCTGTGTTCCATCATCACTGTCAGTCACAGCTCCAATGGGCATGAATTTATGGGATTTATCTGCACTTCTAGTTTATGACTTAAGTTGGAAGGGCACTACTTCCTCATAGGTAGTCACCTATCAAGCATCTATAAAGCACCTACTAGGTACCAaccattgtgctaagcactgggaatacaaagaggcaaaaagaaaatagtccttgccctcagggagcttacattctaatggagggaaCAATAAATaagtaactatatatatatgtatgtacatattatttatacatattatatttagGAGATCACTGGAGAGAGGAAGGTACTAGcagctgggggtggggagcaatcaagaaagaaagataagagtTGAACTATCTTAGAGACATTACCCTTAAAGGAAGATAAATGGTTCTACCATGCCTCTTTTTAACTGAAATTACAGACTTTAATGTGACATGACACAcctgaggaaattaaaattacattgtataatttaaaaactgattttacTCCACATTCAATTCTATTCACTATTTTGTCAAATTCCATTTCTCAGTTAAACTCAGAAGTGTGATCTTTCCCAGTAAGGCATGGTTAAATTGTGCTGTAATTCTCTTTTAACTAACCTCCTAAGACATCTATTTTGCTTACCTGTTACCAGCTTTTTTCTGAGCCCTTCCCAAAGGACAGTTATTCTGCCCTTgtctctccttttaaaaataggGGTGGTTTGATCTCCCCAAGGGGATGACTAACCCTACAGTTCTGATTAGGATGATTCTTTGAGGTCTATAAAGCAATTAATATTCTTTAATTGTTGCAGGGATATGATCACCAACACCTAAAGGCAAATTCAACTTTTTCCAAGTGAAGTCAATTGTGACATTATATGAGCAGCAGAActccttcctttttatagatCAATAAAGATATCTTTCTCCATCCCTTCATGGTCATTAACCTAATGAGGTGGCTAGTCTGATCCACTTTATTAACAACTATACACATCACTATTAATAAACTGTTACCAAACTTGgataaacctcagtttccctttatttgcattttacttGCCATGCACTGTTGTCATCCTTCACCTCTTGAGTGAGTTATGAAAATGAACCAAAATAtttgttaacttttttaaagtactaaatcatttcttatttcattctaaaccatttttaaaactattcattgtggggtggctaggtggtgcagtggatagagcaccagccctggagtcaggaatacctgagttcaaatccagcttcagacacttaacaattacctagctgtgaggccttgggcaaaccacttaaccccattgccttataaaaacctaaaacaacaaaaaaataaataaataaaatatagaagtgGGTGATATCTTGGGGTAGAACTTCTAGAGTTATGAAAGGAAGGTTTTAGAGATAGGCAATTGAGAAGCAAAACCAGAATGGTCTCCATTTAAGTAGATTATGGtatgactttggagttctggataATTAAAGCCTTCAATCCAGCTGAATTTGGACAATTGAGTCTCTTTCAAAACTGGAGTACCACTTcccactttttctaactttatccTTGCAAGGAGGTATTCTAGGTCTTCAGGCTGCATCCCAAGGTCCTCTTTATTGCCATCCGCACCTCCTTGTTGCGTAAGGTATACACCACAGGGTTGAGCAATGGGGTGACCACTGTGTAGAAAACAGCCACCATCCGGTCCTGATTTGGATTGCTTCCTGACTTTGGTCTCAGATAGATAATAGAGGCACAGCCAAAGTGCACAATTACCACGGTGAGGTGGGATGCACAAGTAGAGAAGGCTTTGTGCCGCCCAGCAGCTGAGGGGATCCTCAAGATGGCAGCCACAATGAAAGCATATGAGAGCAGAATGAGAAGGAAGGAGACCAGTACCACAATCACACTGAAGAAGGAGAGAGTCAGGGCCTTGGCTACACTTGACGTACAACTAAGCTTGAGAACAGGTGCCATGTCACAAAAGAACTGCTCTGCACTGTTGCTATgacagaaggaggaagagaatatgaGACAGGTCAAAATGACAGCCACCAAAAATCCTGAGCAGAAGACCAGGGCTCCCAGATGGAGACAAACAGGTGGGCTCGTGATCACTGTGTAACAGAGTGGGTGACATATGGCCACATATCTGTCATAGCCCATCAGGGTGAGAAGGAAACAATGACTGCAGCCCAGGCTAAGAAAAAAAGAGCATCTGAGCCTGAGAACCCATAATAGAAATGACTTGATTCTCCATCAGTAGGTGTACCAGCATATTGCGGATGGTGATTAGTGTGTAGCAAGTCTCTGAGAGGGACAAGACCCCCAAGAAGCAGTACATGGGAGTATGAAGAGTGTGATCCAGgtagatgatggtgatgatagtgATATTGCCACTAAGTGTGATGAGGTACACGAACAGGAAGAGAGCAAAGAGAGTGGGCTTCAGGTCTGGAAGGTTGGAGAATCCCACAAGCACAAATTCCTTCACTATCCATGTCTCATTTCCCAACTTCATCTCAGGAGCTTAAAATAAGatagaatatgaaaagaaattttcataTTAATGATATCTAGAAAAGAAGTGTGCCCTAGTGGATCTTGGTTTCACATAAACAATTCATTTTGACTGCCTCAATCTTATTCTTCTCTTGCTAATTGTTCTTTCTACTTTAGGCTCATCATCCTTGCATGAGAACCCCTTTGTCTCCATGCCTCAGTGAAAGTAATTTATCAGTCAAGGAATCTGATAATCCAAAGAATTCAATCTTGCTTGTTTTACAAAATAGAAAGTCACCAAGGTGAATTTTATTGTtccatgagaaatgatgaaaaggacagTTTCAGAGATAACTGGGaacacttatatgaactgatccagGGTGAGGTGACTGGAAACAGAACACAGAATAACAAAAATAGCATTATAAAGgccactttgaaagacttgagggCTTTGATCACTGCCATGACGAATtgcaattccaaaggactgatgatgaaacatggCATTCACCTCTTGGCAGAAAGATGGTGAACTCAAGATGCAGAATAAGACATATATTTTCAGACCgagtgagaatttgttttgcttcactatGTATATTTGCTGCAAGAGAATTTTTCCTCTGGAGGTGAAGAAGGGGAGTAGAgaagtaatgaagaaaaaagaaagtatggagagaggaaggaaggaaggaaggaaggaaggaaggaaggaaggaaggatgaaggaaggaaggaaggaaagaaggaagagaaagaaggaaggaagagaaagaaaaacagaaagacagaaagacagaaagacagaaagacagaaagacagaaagaaagaaagaaaggaaaggaaaggaaaggaaaggaaaggaaaggaaaggaaaggaaaggaaaggaaaggaaaggaaaggaaaggaaaggaaaggaaagaaaagaaaagaaaagaaaagaaaagaaaagaaaagaaaagaaaagaaaagaaatatagagcACAATGTACAGATGGTCAAAGAAGTGGGTGATCTGGGTGCACAGGCAGTAATTCTTCAAAGGAACTCTATTTGGGCTATTAGAAGAAGCTGACCTTGATTTTAAGAAGACTGAGATGGAGACTATGAAAGACCAAAAAATCTGACACCAGTGCAATGGAATGAGtattgaatctggagtcagaggcTCTGCCCTTTATTCACTGTGTGACCATGGTTAAGGGACTTCCTTTCTCTGGACCTTATAAGGGAGTTGGGTCAGCCTTATTAGATAAAAGGATTCTAAATCTAGAACCAGAATGGAATTTAGAGATTATAAT
This window harbors:
- the LOC141499517 gene encoding LOW QUALITY PROTEIN: olfactory receptor 10T2-like (The sequence of the model RefSeq protein was modified relative to this genomic sequence to represent the inferred CDS: deleted 1 base in 1 codon), whose protein sequence is MEAPEMKLGNETWIVKEFVLVGFSNLPDLKPTLFALFLFVYLITLSGNITIITIIYLDHTLHTPMYCFLGVLSLSETCYTLITIRNMLVHLLMENQVISIMGSQAQMLFFLSLGCSHCFLLTLMGYDRYVAICHPLCYTVITSPPVCLHLGALVFCSGFLVAVILTCLIFSSSFCHSNSAEQFFCDMAPVLKLSCTSSVAKALTLSFFSVIVVLVSFLLILLSYAFIVAAILRIPSAAGRHKAFSTCASHLTVVIVHFGCASIIYLRPKSGSNPNQDRMVAVFYTVVTPLLNPVVYTLRNKEVRMAIKRTLGCSLKT